Proteins from a genomic interval of Niabella soli DSM 19437:
- a CDS encoding TonB-dependent receptor domain-containing protein has product MGVIYRLLFMGGVFLCVLKGSAQTVISGKVKDSETKKGLDYATVSLYNITNEKPVDGTVTKTSGQYTLAMVHPGIYVLKAAFLGYRQSHSDTVHIAAGATKIKLPDLLLVREAKDLDAVTVVARLPIVENKIDKIVYNAANDVTAQGGVVLDVLKKVPQVSVDADGNVELQGNSNIRFLINGKPSSIFGSSLTDALSSIPSSEIKSIEAVTSPGAKYDAQGTGGIINIILKDTKMKGISGSVNLSGGTRLENGAFNINYRHNRFGLNAFVNGNAQLNSRSLNQQQRQSGIGSDTLNYLNQDGYTDMIRRGVQAGLGADLSFAHGQSLSATIQYSDFYNNRKGLAQQETKEVLANGQQLSDVNSVRSSSSRLNNPALDWSLGYKKDFGEKDRVLEFLYTGSVSSPRMESNQSQTYPGNAVPFNGNTVYNPGKDQQHYLSLDYTHPVSDAFKLEAGVKGSFQKIGSNNEQYIFDPGTQTYLFAPGLSYNLTYDQSVYAGYVSATMKAWNWLNVKAGLRTEYTHILLDYNNTHVPSYTTWVPSLILSHEFDNRQLVKVMYSRRLERPDYEELNPFLNISDPYNITTGNPYLKPEIGNNFELGYGRTFVNGVNFYVALSERINSNDIKPFTTFYPEYQVGDSSYANVSVSTRRNIGHEYNSGLIITGGVPLNNFGLRANIMLLHRHIVNQLPGAAAVTNAFSPRFNLNLNYNFPAAVVAELFGNYRGGFTNIQGKVPSLFTYTFALRKQFWNKKASVGLTATNFFDKYVNQVTTINTIAYTSYSLRSLPFRSFGVTVNYKFGKLELNKKEQQDTDQNLPAEN; this is encoded by the coding sequence ATGGGAGTGATTTACCGGCTGCTTTTTATGGGCGGCGTGTTTTTGTGTGTGCTTAAGGGTTCTGCGCAAACAGTTATTTCAGGAAAAGTAAAGGATAGTGAAACAAAAAAGGGTTTGGATTATGCTACCGTTTCTTTGTACAATATAACAAATGAAAAACCCGTTGATGGTACCGTAACCAAAACCTCCGGCCAGTATACGCTTGCAATGGTACATCCGGGAATCTATGTATTGAAAGCTGCATTCCTGGGATACCGGCAATCCCACTCAGATACGGTTCACATTGCGGCAGGAGCAACAAAAATAAAACTCCCGGATCTCCTGTTGGTGCGGGAGGCTAAAGACCTGGATGCAGTGACCGTTGTAGCGCGGCTACCCATCGTAGAAAATAAGATCGACAAAATCGTTTATAATGCGGCCAATGATGTAACGGCACAGGGCGGGGTAGTGCTGGATGTGTTAAAGAAAGTGCCCCAGGTATCGGTAGATGCAGATGGCAATGTGGAACTGCAGGGCAACTCCAATATCCGTTTTCTCATCAACGGCAAACCTTCTTCCATCTTTGGCAGCAGCCTGACGGACGCATTATCTTCGATCCCCTCCAGTGAAATAAAAAGTATTGAAGCCGTTACCAGCCCGGGTGCCAAGTATGATGCCCAGGGCACCGGAGGCATTATCAATATCATTCTGAAGGATACAAAAATGAAAGGGATCAGTGGCAGCGTAAACCTTTCCGGAGGTACCCGTTTGGAGAACGGCGCCTTTAATATTAACTATCGTCACAACCGGTTTGGCCTGAATGCTTTCGTAAACGGGAACGCACAGCTCAATTCCAGATCGCTGAATCAACAGCAGCGTCAATCGGGCATTGGAAGCGATACCTTGAATTACCTGAACCAGGACGGCTATACCGATATGATCCGCAGAGGCGTGCAAGCGGGTCTGGGCGCGGATCTTAGCTTCGCACATGGTCAATCACTGAGTGCTACGATACAGTACAGCGATTTTTATAATAACAGGAAAGGCCTTGCACAGCAGGAAACAAAAGAGGTGCTTGCAAACGGTCAGCAACTTTCGGATGTTAATTCTGTAAGGAGCTCTTCCAGCCGGCTGAATAACCCTGCCTTGGACTGGAGCCTTGGTTATAAAAAGGACTTTGGAGAAAAGGATCGTGTACTGGAGTTTCTGTACACGGGCAGCGTCTCCAGTCCCCGGATGGAATCGAACCAATCGCAAACTTACCCGGGTAACGCTGTTCCGTTTAATGGCAATACGGTTTATAACCCTGGTAAAGATCAGCAGCATTATCTTTCTCTTGATTATACCCACCCGGTTTCAGACGCGTTCAAGCTGGAAGCTGGTGTCAAAGGCAGTTTCCAGAAAATTGGAAGTAATAATGAACAATATATTTTTGATCCCGGCACACAAACTTATTTATTTGCGCCAGGCCTGTCTTACAACCTCACCTATGATCAGTCAGTATACGCGGGATATGTATCTGCTACAATGAAAGCCTGGAACTGGCTGAACGTAAAGGCCGGTTTGCGTACCGAATACACCCATATTTTATTAGACTATAACAATACTCACGTGCCTTCGTATACTACCTGGGTGCCTTCTTTGATTCTTTCACACGAATTTGATAACCGGCAACTGGTTAAGGTGATGTACAGCCGGCGGCTGGAGCGGCCCGATTATGAAGAGCTGAACCCCTTCCTCAATATCAGCGATCCGTATAACATTACCACGGGCAACCCTTACCTGAAACCCGAAATAGGAAATAACTTCGAACTGGGCTATGGACGAACTTTTGTCAATGGGGTTAACTTTTATGTGGCGTTATCGGAACGGATCAACAGCAACGACATCAAGCCTTTTACCACCTTTTATCCGGAGTACCAGGTAGGCGATTCTTCCTATGCCAATGTTTCGGTAAGCACCCGGCGCAATATCGGGCATGAGTACAACTCGGGGCTTATTATTACGGGTGGCGTTCCGCTGAATAATTTTGGCTTGCGCGCTAATATTATGCTCCTGCACCGGCACATCGTAAACCAGTTGCCGGGTGCCGCAGCCGTTACCAACGCTTTTTCGCCGCGCTTTAACCTGAATCTGAATTATAATTTCCCTGCCGCTGTTGTGGCGGAACTCTTTGGCAATTACCGGGGCGGATTTACGAACATCCAGGGAAAAGTGCCCAGTCTGTTTACCTATACATTTGCCCTGCGCAAACAGTTCTGGAATAAAAAAGCAAGTGTTGGCTTAACGGCCACCAACTTTTTTGACAAGTATGTGAACCAGGTAACCACGATCAATACCATCGCCTATACATCTTATTCCCTGCGCTCCTTACCCTTCCGCTCTTTTGGCGTTACGGTTAATTATAAGTTTGGAAAACTGGAATTGAATAAAAAAGAGCAGCAAGATACCGATCAGAATTTGCCTGCTGAAAATTAA
- a CDS encoding porin, producing MKKTIVVLLSLLAVRGNAQTDSTQSSFTLSGYIEAYYSCDLNKPGNHEHPAFMYAYNRVNEVNLNLGYIKAAWQTESLRANLALGAGTYMNANLAAEPGVLKNIYEANAGVKLSKNKNLWVDAGIFASHIGSESAVGKDCWTLTRSILADNSPYYETGAKISYTSDNGKWFISGLVLNGWQRIQRVNGNNTPAFGHQLTFKPSSKITLNSSSFIGNDKPDSVKRMRYFHDFYGIFQLSDKLALTAGFDVGAEQKSKGSNQYNTWYAPVLLLKLSPDAKNNVAARVEYYNDKNGVIITTGTPHGFKTAGYSLNYDHLFGNNILWRIEARKFSSKDKIFAKGNSKAKDDFFLTSSLAVSF from the coding sequence GTGAAAAAAACTATAGTGGTCTTATTGTCTTTGCTGGCAGTAAGAGGCAATGCACAAACGGACAGTACCCAATCGTCATTTACTTTGAGCGGCTACATTGAAGCATACTATTCATGCGATCTTAATAAACCGGGAAACCATGAACATCCGGCATTTATGTATGCCTATAACAGGGTCAACGAAGTAAATCTGAACCTGGGCTATATTAAGGCTGCCTGGCAAACGGAAAGCCTGAGAGCAAACCTTGCCTTGGGAGCAGGCACCTATATGAATGCTAACCTGGCTGCAGAACCGGGAGTATTGAAAAATATTTACGAAGCAAATGCAGGAGTGAAACTCTCGAAAAATAAAAACCTTTGGGTCGACGCCGGTATCTTTGCTTCACATATTGGCTCTGAAAGTGCAGTGGGTAAAGATTGCTGGACGCTTACCAGGAGCATACTGGCGGATAATTCCCCTTACTATGAAACCGGGGCGAAGATTTCCTACACTTCGGATAATGGTAAATGGTTTATCAGCGGCCTGGTGTTGAACGGCTGGCAACGGATACAGCGGGTCAACGGAAACAATACGCCCGCGTTTGGACATCAGCTCACTTTTAAGCCCTCTTCAAAAATTACGCTTAACAGCAGCTCTTTTATCGGGAATGATAAACCGGACAGCGTAAAAAGAATGCGTTATTTTCATGATTTTTACGGCATTTTTCAGTTGAGTGATAAACTGGCTTTAACAGCAGGCTTCGATGTGGGTGCCGAGCAAAAAAGTAAAGGAAGCAATCAATACAATACCTGGTATGCCCCGGTGCTGCTATTGAAGCTAAGCCCCGATGCAAAAAACAATGTTGCGGCAAGAGTGGAATATTATAATGATAAAAACGGGGTGATCATTACTACAGGAACACCCCATGGCTTTAAAACAGCAGGTTATTCACTTAATTATGATCATTTGTTTGGCAATAATATATTATGGCGTATTGAAGCAAGGAAATTTTCTTCAAAAGATAAGATCTTTGCAAAAGGAAATAGCAAAGCCAAAGATGATTTCTTTTTAACAAGCTCATTAGCCGTTTCGTTCTGA
- a CDS encoding K(+)-transporting ATPase subunit C has translation MKKNIIPAIRLTLVCFLFFSGIYTLIVLGAARLTANKGKGDVVVYHGKTYYANVGQKFTDDKYFYSRPSAVDYNAAAAGGSNKGPSNREYLKTVQARIDTFLVHNPGIKKEAIPSDLVTASGSGLDPDISVPAARVQLKRIAAIRGIGEGNLEQLILANTEKPLLGWFGTEKINVLKLNIALDNLK, from the coding sequence ATGAAAAAAAATATTATTCCCGCCATACGCCTTACCCTCGTTTGTTTTTTATTCTTCTCGGGTATTTATACGTTAATCGTATTGGGCGCGGCCCGGCTTACGGCCAATAAGGGGAAGGGTGATGTGGTCGTATACCACGGCAAAACCTATTATGCCAATGTGGGGCAAAAATTTACCGATGACAAATATTTTTATTCGCGGCCTTCTGCAGTTGATTATAATGCGGCGGCTGCGGGGGGCAGCAATAAGGGGCCATCGAATCGGGAGTACTTAAAAACAGTGCAAGCACGAATAGATACTTTTTTGGTGCACAATCCCGGCATAAAAAAAGAAGCGATCCCTTCAGACCTGGTGACGGCGAGCGGCAGCGGGCTGGATCCGGATATCTCAGTACCCGCCGCCCGGGTGCAGCTAAAACGCATTGCGGCAATCCGCGGTATTGGCGAGGGTAACCTGGAACAGTTGATTCTTGCCAACACTGAAAAGCCCTTGTTGGGATGGTTCGGGACAGAAAAAATAAATGTGCTCAAATTGAATATTGCATTAGATAACCTGAAATAA
- the kdpB gene encoding potassium-transporting ATPase subunit KdpB, translated as MKSNKNNKLFQRALVKEALKQSFIKLSPVKMFRNPVMFTVWVGTLVMAGVCIWTAAGEQNQGSLAYNGVVTGVLFITLLFANFAEAIAEARGKAQADSLRKTREETPAKWMQPVGEMYVDEIKIVPSSQLKKGDVFLCEAGDIIPSDGEIIKGLATIDESAITGESAPVIREAGGDKSSVTGGTKVLSDKIIVKVTTEAGESFLDKMIALVEGASRQKTPNEIALTILLAGFTLVFIIVTVTLKPFGDYAQTPITIAAFISLFVCLIPTTIGGLLSAIGIAGMNRALRANVITKSGKAVETAGDIDVLLLDKTGTITIGNRKATGFYPANGVDEKHFIKAVVLGSMADETPEGKSIIELAGVNPLSYQVAHPHYIKFTAETRSSGIDYDAIRIRKGAADAIRKAVEKAGNIFPEETNEKVKVISRNGGTPLVLAENEKVLGVIELQDIIKPGIRERFERLRKMGIKTVMVTGDNPLTAKYIAGKAGVDDFIAEAKPEDKMNYIRKEQAEGRLVAMMGDGTNDAPALAQADVGVAMNSGTQAAKEAGNMVDLDNDPTKLIEVVEIGKQLLMTRGTLTTFSIANDVAKYFAIVPALFIASIPALQGLNIMRLHSPASAILSAVIFNAIIIPLLIPLALKGVAYRPIGASALLRRNLLVYGLGGVVVPFIGIKLIDIVVALFV; from the coding sequence ATGAAAAGCAATAAAAATAATAAACTGTTTCAACGGGCATTGGTAAAAGAGGCGTTGAAACAATCCTTCATCAAACTCAGCCCCGTAAAAATGTTCCGCAATCCCGTAATGTTTACGGTATGGGTGGGCACCCTCGTTATGGCGGGCGTATGTATATGGACCGCTGCGGGTGAACAAAACCAGGGCAGCCTGGCTTATAACGGAGTAGTAACGGGTGTGCTGTTCATAACCCTGCTGTTTGCCAATTTTGCCGAAGCCATTGCCGAGGCCAGGGGAAAGGCCCAGGCGGATAGCTTGCGTAAGACAAGGGAGGAAACGCCTGCTAAGTGGATGCAACCGGTAGGAGAAATGTATGTGGACGAAATTAAGATTGTTCCATCGTCGCAACTAAAAAAAGGGGATGTGTTTTTATGCGAAGCAGGCGATATCATTCCATCAGACGGCGAAATCATCAAAGGCCTGGCCACTATCGATGAAAGCGCTATTACCGGGGAAAGCGCTCCTGTTATACGCGAAGCGGGAGGAGATAAAAGCAGCGTAACCGGCGGCACAAAAGTACTTTCAGACAAAATAATAGTGAAAGTAACCACCGAAGCCGGCGAAAGTTTTTTGGATAAGATGATCGCGCTGGTGGAGGGCGCCTCAAGACAAAAAACTCCCAATGAGATTGCGCTTACCATTTTGCTGGCGGGTTTTACGTTAGTGTTCATCATCGTAACAGTAACCCTAAAACCCTTTGGCGACTATGCACAGACGCCTATTACGATTGCCGCCTTTATATCCCTGTTTGTATGCCTGATCCCCACCACGATCGGCGGTTTATTGTCTGCCATTGGTATAGCTGGTATGAACCGGGCCTTGCGGGCGAATGTGATCACCAAAAGCGGAAAGGCGGTTGAGACGGCCGGCGATATTGATGTGTTGCTGCTGGATAAAACAGGTACGATCACGATCGGTAACCGGAAGGCGACCGGTTTCTACCCGGCTAATGGTGTGGATGAAAAACATTTTATAAAAGCCGTAGTGTTGGGGTCGATGGCAGATGAAACCCCCGAAGGAAAATCTATAATAGAACTGGCCGGTGTCAATCCCCTGAGCTACCAGGTAGCGCATCCGCATTATATAAAATTTACTGCTGAAACAAGAAGCTCTGGTATTGATTACGATGCGATCCGGATCAGGAAGGGAGCTGCCGATGCTATCCGGAAGGCAGTGGAAAAAGCCGGGAATATTTTCCCGGAAGAAACAAACGAAAAAGTAAAAGTCATTTCAAGGAATGGAGGAACACCGCTGGTATTGGCTGAAAATGAAAAAGTATTGGGGGTTATTGAGTTGCAGGATATCATTAAACCCGGTATCCGGGAACGGTTTGAGCGCCTGCGCAAGATGGGTATAAAAACCGTAATGGTCACCGGCGACAATCCTTTGACCGCAAAATACATTGCCGGAAAGGCAGGGGTGGATGACTTTATTGCCGAAGCAAAGCCGGAAGATAAAATGAATTATATCCGCAAAGAGCAGGCAGAAGGAAGATTGGTGGCCATGATGGGGGATGGCACCAATGATGCACCGGCATTGGCCCAGGCGGATGTGGGCGTAGCGATGAACAGCGGCACCCAGGCAGCAAAAGAAGCGGGCAATATGGTGGACCTGGATAATGACCCCACAAAATTGATCGAGGTGGTGGAAATAGGCAAGCAACTTTTAATGACAAGGGGAACACTGACCACCTTCAGCATCGCGAATGATGTGGCAAAATATTTCGCCATTGTTCCGGCATTATTCATTGCTTCCATTCCGGCCCTGCAGGGACTGAACATCATGCGGCTGCATTCCCCGGCAAGCGCCATCCTGTCTGCAGTGATCTTTAATGCTATTATTATTCCGTTGCTGATCCCATTGGCCCTGAAGGGTGTGGCCTACCGGCCGATAGGCGCCAGTGCATTGCTCCGGAGGAACCTGCTGGTATATGGCCTGGGCGGAGTGGTCGTTCCGTTTATCGGGATTAAATTGATAGATATTGTTGTTGCGTTGTTTGTTTAA
- a CDS encoding sigma-54-dependent transcriptional regulator — protein sequence MNKVLIIDDEDKIRTLLSKIISLEGFEVAAAADAKNGLKKLETSDFDVVICDVKLPDGSGVELSGKIKEKYPAVEIILLTAYGNIPDSVQAIKNGAFDYITKGDDNNKIIPLLYKAVEKVSLAKRVRQLEQRLDKKYSFDNVLGKSKQLTAAVTVAKMVAATDATVLLTGETGTGKEVFAQAIHNAGSRSRQHFVAINCSAFSRELLENELFGHKAGAFTGALKDSKGIFEEANNGTVFLDEIGEMPLELQAKLLRVLETGEFLKVGDSKPTKVNVRIIAATNRDLQKEGEAGNIREDLFYRIAVFQIALPPLRERIADIELLATGFLHQFANKTGKKISSISKPYLEALQQHTWKGNIRELKNVIERSVILTNGEVLSLESLPVELQQLPVAGGKVLSAFDLASAEKIHIQKVLNYTNGNKTETAKLLNIALTTLYRKIEEYYIK from the coding sequence ATGAATAAGGTATTGATCATTGATGACGAAGATAAAATCAGAACGCTTCTTTCTAAAATAATCAGCCTGGAAGGCTTTGAAGTAGCAGCGGCTGCAGACGCCAAAAACGGTCTGAAAAAATTGGAGACCTCCGATTTCGATGTGGTTATCTGTGATGTAAAATTGCCTGACGGCAGCGGGGTTGAGTTGTCTGGAAAAATAAAAGAAAAATACCCGGCCGTGGAAATCATATTACTTACCGCGTATGGTAATATCCCCGATAGTGTGCAGGCTATAAAGAATGGGGCATTTGATTATATTACCAAGGGTGATGACAATAATAAGATTATCCCCCTGTTATATAAAGCTGTTGAAAAAGTATCCCTGGCAAAGCGGGTAAGACAATTGGAGCAGCGATTAGACAAAAAGTATTCGTTTGATAATGTACTGGGTAAATCGAAGCAACTTACGGCGGCCGTTACAGTGGCGAAAATGGTGGCGGCTACTGACGCAACGGTGTTGCTTACCGGGGAAACCGGTACTGGTAAGGAAGTTTTTGCACAAGCCATTCACAATGCCGGCAGCCGGAGCCGGCAGCATTTTGTTGCGATAAACTGTTCGGCGTTCAGCAGGGAATTGCTGGAGAATGAATTGTTCGGGCATAAAGCCGGAGCCTTCACCGGTGCATTGAAAGATAGCAAAGGAATATTTGAAGAGGCCAATAATGGTACCGTTTTCCTGGATGAGATCGGCGAAATGCCATTAGAGCTGCAGGCCAAGTTGCTGCGCGTGCTCGAAACAGGCGAGTTTCTGAAGGTAGGCGATAGCAAACCCACGAAAGTGAATGTGCGCATTATCGCGGCCACTAACAGGGACCTGCAAAAAGAAGGAGAAGCCGGCAACATCCGTGAAGACCTGTTTTACCGTATAGCCGTTTTTCAGATCGCCTTGCCTCCGCTAAGAGAGCGGATTGCTGATATCGAATTATTAGCAACCGGTTTTCTGCACCAGTTTGCAAATAAGACCGGAAAAAAAATTTCATCTATCTCCAAACCCTATCTTGAGGCATTGCAGCAACATACCTGGAAGGGAAACATCCGCGAATTAAAAAACGTAATTGAACGAAGCGTTATTCTTACAAATGGGGAAGTGCTAAGCCTTGAGAGCCTGCCCGTTGAATTGCAACAACTTCCGGTTGCCGGGGGAAAAGTGCTGTCTGCTTTTGATCTGGCCAGCGCTGAAAAGATCCACATCCAGAAAGTTTTGAATTACACCAACGGCAATAAAACCGAAACGGCAAAATTGCTGAATATAGCTTTAACCACGCTTTATCGGAAGATAGAAGAATATTATATAAAGTAA
- the kdpA gene encoding potassium-transporting ATPase subunit KdpA, which yields MNAEIPGIILMYGLAVLLAIPLGRYIGKVYSNDKTWSDRIFKPVDTIFYRLGGIDPSKEMNWKQHLIALLTINLFWFLGCMFVLMNMSWLPLNPDKNPSMSADLAFNTAISFICNTNLQHYSGETGISYFGQLTLMLFQFVSAGCGMAIAATVFFALRERTSVKLGNFYFLFVRSCTRILFPIALIVALLLLFNGTPMTFAGKDTITTLQGDTVQVSRGPAAVFVAIKHLGTNGGGFFGPNSAHPFENPNYFTNIIEMVTQMLIPIAMIFALGYILRRRKLALVILGVMTIGFMLLLVPTVVGELKGNPALAKMGIGQAIGNMEGKEVRFGSAASAYWSIATTVISTGSVNAMHDSFLPLSGMNQMLGMMVNCFYGGVGVGFLNFFVFIILAVFISGLMVGRTPEFLGKKIEAREMKIAMIIALLHPLLILTGTAISSYLYAHHPGTYAGWLNNPGYHGFSEMLYEFTSSGANNGSGFEGLGDNTPFWNIACGTVMLLARYLPIIGPVAIAGSLAAKKYVPESAGTLKTDTATFGLMVFAVIAIVAALSFFPALTLGPIAEYFSLY from the coding sequence ATGAACGCAGAGATTCCTGGAATTATACTAATGTACGGGCTGGCGGTACTGCTTGCAATACCCCTGGGCCGCTACATCGGTAAAGTGTATAGCAACGACAAAACCTGGTCAGACCGGATATTCAAGCCGGTAGATACCATTTTTTACCGCCTGGGCGGAATTGATCCGTCAAAAGAAATGAACTGGAAGCAGCACCTGATAGCACTCCTCACGATTAACCTTTTCTGGTTTTTGGGCTGCATGTTTGTATTAATGAACATGAGCTGGCTGCCCCTCAACCCCGATAAGAATCCATCAATGAGCGCTGACCTTGCTTTTAATACGGCCATCAGCTTTATCTGTAACACCAACCTGCAACATTACTCCGGCGAAACAGGCATATCTTACTTCGGGCAACTAACCCTTATGTTGTTTCAATTCGTTAGCGCCGGTTGCGGTATGGCAATTGCTGCAACGGTGTTCTTTGCACTACGGGAGCGGACATCAGTTAAACTGGGGAATTTCTATTTCCTTTTTGTTCGTTCCTGTACGCGGATCTTATTTCCCATCGCATTGATCGTGGCGTTGCTTTTATTGTTTAACGGAACTCCTATGACCTTTGCGGGGAAAGATACGATCACCACGCTGCAAGGTGATACGGTGCAGGTAAGCCGGGGGCCGGCGGCTGTCTTTGTGGCCATAAAACACCTGGGTACTAATGGCGGTGGTTTCTTTGGCCCTAATTCGGCCCACCCCTTTGAAAATCCAAACTATTTTACAAATATTATTGAAATGGTAACTCAGATGCTGATACCCATTGCCATGATTTTTGCCCTGGGCTACATCCTGAGAAGAAGAAAATTGGCCCTGGTGATCCTGGGGGTAATGACCATAGGCTTTATGTTGTTGCTGGTGCCAACGGTTGTGGGGGAACTAAAGGGGAATCCCGCCCTTGCAAAAATGGGCATCGGGCAGGCAATTGGTAATATGGAGGGGAAAGAAGTCAGGTTCGGCTCGGCGGCTTCGGCCTACTGGAGTATCGCCACCACCGTCATCTCCACCGGAAGTGTAAACGCCATGCACGATAGCTTTCTACCGCTAAGCGGGATGAACCAAATGCTGGGTATGATGGTGAACTGTTTTTATGGCGGTGTGGGTGTAGGGTTCCTTAATTTTTTTGTCTTTATTATCCTGGCGGTATTTATCAGCGGGCTGATGGTGGGAAGAACACCAGAGTTTTTAGGCAAGAAAATAGAAGCAAGAGAAATGAAGATCGCCATGATCATAGCTCTTCTGCATCCGTTGCTGATCCTTACGGGTACCGCCATTTCCAGCTACTTATATGCGCATCACCCGGGAACTTACGCGGGGTGGCTCAATAACCCCGGCTATCACGGTTTCAGCGAAATGCTGTACGAGTTCACTTCATCGGGTGCTAATAATGGCAGTGGATTTGAAGGATTGGGTGATAATACGCCCTTCTGGAATATCGCCTGCGGTACGGTGATGTTATTGGCGAGGTACCTGCCGATCATTGGCCCGGTAGCTATTGCCGGAAGCCTTGCCGCAAAAAAATATGTTCCCGAAAGCGCGGGTACCTTAAAAACAGACACCGCCACTTTTGGCCTGATGGTCTTTGCGGTTATCGCCATTGTTGCAGCATTGTCTTTCTTCCCTGCATTAACCCTGGGCCCTATTGCAGAATATTTTTCACTTTATTAA
- a CDS encoding YceI family protein has product MKKIFLFLALTAMSFQLFAQKNWAPDPMHSFVTFTIKHMGISFVTGKFDQFSGELVAAKEDFSDAKINFTVQTSSINTGVDMRNNHLKTADFFDAEKYPEMKFVSTSFKKKAGNQYTLTGKLTIKDVTKPVVLAVTYGGKTKNQMGNEVIGFQTEMKLNRFDYHISYDPTGKAVAKEADVKIYLELQPKKKA; this is encoded by the coding sequence ATGAAGAAAATTTTCCTTTTCCTGGCCTTAACGGCGATGAGTTTCCAGTTATTCGCTCAAAAAAACTGGGCGCCCGATCCAATGCACTCCTTTGTAACCTTCACCATCAAACATATGGGCATCAGCTTTGTTACGGGAAAATTTGATCAGTTCAGCGGTGAGCTGGTTGCCGCTAAAGAAGATTTCAGCGATGCAAAAATTAATTTTACCGTACAAACATCCAGCATCAACACCGGGGTGGACATGCGTAACAACCACTTAAAAACAGCCGATTTCTTTGATGCTGAAAAATATCCTGAAATGAAATTTGTCAGTACCAGCTTCAAAAAGAAAGCGGGGAACCAATACACGTTAACCGGCAAGCTTACTATTAAAGATGTAACCAAACCCGTGGTACTGGCCGTTACCTACGGCGGTAAAACCAAAAACCAGATGGGCAATGAGGTGATCGGTTTCCAGACAGAGATGAAGCTGAACCGGTTCGATTATCATATCAGCTATGATCCAACAGGCAAGGCGGTAGCCAAAGAGGCAGATGTAAAAATTTACCTGGAATTACAACCCAAAAAGAAAGCATAA
- a CDS encoding potassium-transporting ATPase subunit F, with amino-acid sequence MTALFIVAIAVFVYMCYVLVKPEKF; translated from the coding sequence ATGACAGCATTATTCATCGTAGCCATCGCCGTATTTGTGTATATGTGTTATGTATTGGTAAAACCGGAAAAATTTTAA
- a CDS encoding nitroreductase family protein, with translation MEIIEKLEWRYAAKAMNGKKVPAEKIDRILEAARLAPSAFGLQPFEIISVSNPDLLAQLLPVAYNQNQVKGCSHLLVFAAWDNYTPERIEAFIEHVAKERNVTVESLASYRQALLNSFDPAKSEINFIHAAKQAYIGLGVTIVAAATEDVDGSPMEGFDTAGMDALLGLRERGLRSAVILALGYRDADNDRFANLKKVRADRARFVTHLN, from the coding sequence ATGGAAATTATAGAGAAACTGGAATGGCGCTATGCCGCCAAAGCAATGAACGGGAAGAAAGTTCCCGCGGAAAAAATAGATCGTATCCTGGAAGCAGCGCGCCTGGCGCCTTCTGCCTTCGGGTTACAACCTTTTGAGATTATTTCGGTAAGCAACCCCGACCTGCTGGCGCAATTGCTTCCGGTAGCGTATAATCAAAATCAGGTCAAAGGCTGTTCGCATTTGTTGGTCTTTGCTGCATGGGACAATTATACGCCGGAGCGCATTGAAGCATTTATTGAGCATGTTGCCAAAGAAAGAAACGTTACCGTTGAAAGTCTGGCTAGCTATCGCCAGGCCTTACTCAATAGTTTTGATCCAGCAAAATCCGAAATCAATTTTATTCATGCTGCCAAGCAGGCCTATATCGGCTTGGGGGTTACTATTGTAGCCGCCGCAACGGAAGATGTAGATGGCTCTCCGATGGAAGGATTCGATACTGCAGGTATGGATGCGTTGCTGGGACTGAGGGAAAGAGGTTTACGCAGCGCTGTTATCCTGGCTTTGGGTTATCGTGATGCAGATAATGACCGTTTCGCAAATTTGAAAAAAGTAAGAGCAGACAGGGCCCGGTTCGTGACTCATCTTAACTAA